A genomic window from Sporohalobacter salinus includes:
- a CDS encoding DUF5673 domain-containing protein: MWNLFFYGILSVAATILLSVFLMYHIKGQLKLSNSKNILYYQGTRYYKNRLFNLFFFNESIIVNSLIILCLGASIVKIIQFMFFNIKVTMFLEDYAVIAISAGVFIGLAKHQKLIINKNGIITFSNFINWEQIKSYDFQVQSNNNKKMLKINLLNSEKIYSIKVSEKNEEELKKIFEENIEG, encoded by the coding sequence ATGTGGAATTTATTTTTTTATGGAATTTTATCTGTTGCAGCAACAATATTATTGAGTGTTTTTTTAATGTATCATATAAAAGGTCAATTGAAGTTATCAAATTCAAAAAACATTTTGTATTATCAAGGAACGAGATATTATAAGAATAGATTATTTAATTTGTTTTTCTTTAATGAAAGTATAATAGTTAATAGTTTAATTATTTTATGCCTTGGGGCTAGTATAGTTAAAATAATTCAATTCATGTTTTTTAATATTAAAGTGACTATGTTTTTGGAGGATTATGCTGTAATTGCAATTTCAGCAGGAGTATTTATAGGTTTAGCAAAACATCAAAAATTAATAATAAATAAAAATGGAATAATCACTTTTTCTAATTTTATAAATTGGGAACAAATTAAATCTTATGATTTTCAAGTACAATCTAATAACAATAAAAAGATGTTAAAGATTAATTTGTTAAATTCAGAAAAAATATATTCAATTAAAGTTTCAGAAAAGAATGAAGAAGAATTAAAAAAAATATTTGAAGAAAACATTGAGGGATAG
- a CDS encoding MarR family winged helix-turn-helix transcriptional regulator: MKLKKSLVQIINYFISLQKQKKEEFLKDELSSLTVNHFYYIDAIEKLKKPTFTDLAEELNVTKPSVSTMVNKLIAEGYVYKERSVEDGRVFHLYLKDKGKKIIDVETKAYNEFIRQIKSILNESQLKKLNDILAKILNNL; encoded by the coding sequence ATGAAGTTGAAAAAATCATTAGTTCAAATTATTAATTATTTTATAAGTTTACAAAAACAAAAAAAAGAGGAGTTTTTAAAAGATGAATTATCTTCTCTAACAGTTAATCATTTTTATTATATTGATGCTATTGAAAAGTTAAAAAAACCTACTTTTACTGATTTAGCAGAAGAATTAAATGTAACTAAACCTTCTGTATCAACAATGGTTAATAAATTAATTGCAGAAGGTTATGTTTATAAAGAACGATCAGTTGAAGATGGTCGGGTTTTTCACTTATATTTAAAAGATAAAGGTAAAAAAATCATTGATGTTGAAACCAAAGCATATAATGAGTTTATTAGACAAATCAAAAGTATTTTAAATGAATCACAACTAAAAAAACTTAATGATATTTTGGCTAAAATTTTGAATAATCTATAG
- a CDS encoding alpha/beta fold hydrolase has translation MKYLKISVVSVCVFVAILYLIRLLIQYKIKITTKIDTQNGIESLERIRLGDLEQYILIRGKDNSKPVLLWLDGGPGEPLISYARDMGYETGLEEKFVMVYWDQRGVGKSYSSKISKDTMTIEQYVSDIHELTQKLKERFDVPKIYLLGRSWGTIIGTLSVAKYPNDYYAYIGVGQVAYSKGAEKISYQKVLDIARKRNNKEAIKELEEIGMPPYNSEEVRKERKWVINFEGFSKSGLNFTTHILKRILVSPEYSIKDIINVALHGHFALNCLWEEANWTNFFKTVPKIEVPVYFLEGKYDFTVPWETAQKYYKFLKAPKGKDFIIFENSAHTVPNDEPDKFYDVIVNKVLNETNKSK, from the coding sequence ATGAAATATCTAAAAATCAGTGTAGTTTCAGTATGTGTTTTTGTTGCAATTCTATATTTAATTCGTTTATTAATTCAGTATAAAATCAAAATTACTACTAAGATAGATACTCAAAATGGAATAGAATCTTTAGAAAGAATCAGATTAGGAGATTTAGAACAATATATTTTAATTCGAGGAAAGGATAACTCAAAACCTGTACTTCTTTGGCTTGATGGTGGACCAGGCGAACCTTTGATTTCTTATGCAAGGGATATGGGATATGAAACTGGTTTAGAAGAAAAGTTTGTTATGGTATATTGGGATCAAAGAGGGGTTGGTAAATCATATAGCTCAAAAATTTCAAAAGATACAATGACAATCGAGCAGTATGTCTCTGATATTCATGAACTAACTCAAAAGTTAAAAGAACGGTTTGATGTTCCTAAAATATATTTATTAGGGAGATCTTGGGGAACAATAATAGGTACTCTTAGTGTAGCAAAATATCCAAATGATTACTATGCATATATTGGAGTTGGTCAAGTTGCTTATTCCAAAGGAGCTGAAAAAATTTCATATCAAAAAGTTTTAGATATTGCTAGAAAGAGAAATAATAAGGAAGCTATAAAAGAACTAGAAGAAATTGGTATGCCACCATATAATTCAGAAGAGGTTAGAAAAGAGCGAAAATGGGTAATTAATTTTGAAGGATTTAGTAAGAGTGGTTTAAATTTTACAACCCATATATTAAAAAGAATATTAGTTTCACCAGAGTATAGTATTAAAGATATTATTAATGTTGCATTGCATGGACACTTTGCTTTGAATTGTCTTTGGGAAGAAGCTAATTGGACTAATTTCTTTAAAACAGTACCTAAAATAGAAGTTCCTGTATATTTTCTTGAAGGTAAATATGATTTTACAGTTCCTTGGGAAACTGCTCAAAAGTATTATAAATTTTTAAAGGCTCCCAAAGGAAAAGATTTTATTATTTTCGAAAATTCAGCGCATACTGTTCCTAATGACGAACCTGATAAATTTTATGATGTTATTGTAAATAAAGTATTAAATGAAACGAATAAGTCAAAATGA
- a CDS encoding Fic family protein, which translates to MMSFRNEKLKNEEVPMDIVKLIGKINEYKGKQNLYLDQSPQVLEKLKEVAIVQSTKASNSIEGIVITDKRLKEIMQDNTVPEDRSEGEIAGYRDVLNTIHTSYDAIPIKPNIILQFHRDLYKFVSPEGGKWKNQDNVIEEILPNGERYVRFKPLSAAKTPAAIEELCNCLNREMKEENIESLILIGAFVLDFLSIHPFNDGNGRMARLLTLLLLYKYDYKVGRYISLEKVIAESKSNYYEALNKSSVGWHEGDHNIFIWLNYFLGTLLAAYKEFEDKVGLVRNKKGNKSYRVEQAIKSTLGKFEKEDIRNACPDVSESTINRVFKKLKEEGVIELLGKGRNAKWKRLE; encoded by the coding sequence ATGATGTCATTTAGAAATGAAAAGTTAAAAAATGAAGAAGTTCCAATGGATATTGTGAAGTTGATTGGAAAAATAAATGAATATAAAGGAAAACAGAATTTATATTTAGATCAATCTCCACAAGTTTTAGAAAAATTAAAAGAGGTAGCAATTGTTCAAAGTACTAAAGCTTCAAATAGTATAGAAGGAATAGTTATTACTGATAAACGTTTAAAAGAAATAATGCAAGATAATACCGTACCTGAAGATCGTTCTGAAGGAGAAATTGCAGGATATAGAGATGTGTTAAATACAATCCACACTTCTTATGATGCTATTCCCATAAAACCAAATATAATTTTACAATTCCATAGAGATCTATATAAATTTGTTTCTCCTGAAGGTGGAAAATGGAAAAACCAAGATAACGTTATTGAAGAGATATTACCTAATGGAGAAAGATATGTGAGGTTTAAACCTTTATCTGCAGCCAAAACTCCAGCAGCTATTGAAGAATTATGTAATTGTTTAAATAGAGAAATGAAAGAGGAAAATATTGAATCTTTGATTTTGATAGGTGCTTTTGTATTAGATTTTCTAAGTATTCATCCTTTTAATGATGGAAATGGCAGAATGGCAAGATTATTAACATTGTTATTATTATATAAATATGATTATAAAGTTGGAAGATATATAAGTTTAGAAAAAGTTATAGCGGAAAGTAAATCAAACTATTATGAGGCTTTGAATAAATCTTCTGTAGGTTGGCATGAAGGAGATCATAATATTTTTATCTGGTTAAATTATTTTTTAGGGACATTATTAGCAGCGTATAAAGAGTTTGAAGATAAAGTAGGATTAGTAAGAAATAAAAAAGGAAACAAAAGTTATAGAGTAGAACAAGCTATTAAAAGTACATTAGGAAAGTTTGAAAAAGAAGATATAAGAAATGCTTGTCCTGATGTTTCAGAGTCTACAATTAATAGAGTATTTAAAAAATTGAAAGAAGAAGGAGTAATTGAGTTATTAGGTAAGGGGAGAAATGCTAAATGGAAGAGGTTAGAATAA
- a CDS encoding IS91 family transposase, protein MSVIQDIFTEHYPEYEQNNLIAEHARKAAWSIINCRTSALGGHVQKCPDEHYHRIWYNSCKHRSCPQCSGIQKQEWINKQLERVLDADHYHVIFTLPHKLSELWMLNSRKMTGLLFKSAKDSLFGMLENDKFLGANPVVIATLQTWGETLNLHPHLHCLVTGGGMTDNEEWKPSKKGYLIPVTVLQEIFRGKFLDRLHNLVYNGEIKKPEGMSYSQIHKMLRKLRIKKWNVYVCEKYAYGEGVIKYLGNYIKGGSISNHRVINYNENEIKFNYKDNKENGKKKVMTLDTEEFIRRFLLHVPKPNLKVVRYYGLYASCKRETLNKCRKELGQAKVKEPEEIKWQEYCKEKGGEDLQNCPVCGKELIKGRKFDSEETPIVKAKLKRKTAGS, encoded by the coding sequence ATGAGTGTAATTCAAGATATTTTTACTGAGCATTATCCAGAATATGAGCAGAATAATTTAATAGCTGAGCATGCTCGAAAAGCAGCGTGGAGTATAATTAATTGCCGGACTTCAGCTTTAGGCGGCCATGTTCAAAAGTGTCCTGATGAGCATTATCACCGTATCTGGTATAACTCATGTAAGCACAGATCATGTCCGCAATGTTCAGGTATTCAAAAGCAAGAATGGATAAATAAGCAGCTGGAAAGAGTTTTAGATGCTGACCATTATCATGTAATATTTACACTTCCTCATAAATTAAGTGAATTGTGGATGTTAAACTCTAGAAAGATGACTGGCCTATTATTTAAGTCTGCTAAAGATTCTCTGTTTGGGATGTTAGAAAATGATAAATTTCTGGGAGCTAATCCAGTAGTGATAGCTACTTTACAGACATGGGGAGAAACGTTAAATTTACATCCTCATCTTCATTGTTTAGTTACTGGCGGAGGAATGACAGATAACGAAGAGTGGAAACCAAGTAAGAAAGGCTATTTAATACCAGTTACAGTATTACAAGAAATCTTTAGAGGTAAATTCTTAGATAGATTACATAACTTAGTTTATAACGGTGAGATAAAGAAACCAGAAGGAATGAGCTATAGTCAGATACATAAGATGTTAAGAAAATTGAGAATAAAAAAGTGGAATGTATATGTTTGCGAAAAGTATGCTTATGGTGAGGGCGTCATCAAATATTTAGGTAACTACATTAAAGGTGGGTCAATATCTAATCATCGGGTAATAAACTATAATGAGAATGAAATTAAATTTAATTATAAAGATAACAAAGAGAATGGAAAGAAAAAAGTAATGACATTAGATACAGAAGAATTTATACGTAGATTTCTACTTCATGTCCCCAAACCTAATTTAAAAGTAGTACGTTATTACGGATTGTATGCTAGTTGTAAGCGAGAGACATTAAATAAATGTCGTAAGGAACTTGGACAAGCTAAAGTTAAAGAGCCAGAAGAGATAAAGTGGCAGGAGTACTGTAAAGAAAAAGGAGGAGAAGATCTACAAAACTGTCCGGTATGTGGCAAAGAGTTGATTAAAGGAAGAAAATTTGACTCAGAAGAAACTCCAATAGTGAAAGCTAAATTAAAGAGGAAAACTGCAGGTAGTTAG